From a single Collimonas pratensis genomic region:
- a CDS encoding DUF2970 domain-containing protein, with translation MSDLKQASRRKASFGAAMKAIFWSFFGVRKRKDYESDAAQLNPIHVVIAAILGVLIFIGILITIVKLVVAK, from the coding sequence ATGTCGGATCTGAAGCAAGCAAGCCGCCGCAAAGCCTCGTTTGGCGCGGCCATGAAAGCGATATTCTGGTCGTTTTTCGGCGTGCGCAAGAGGAAAGACTATGAAAGCGATGCGGCGCAGCTGAACCCGATACATGTGGTGATCGCCGCCATCCTCGGAGTGTTGATTTTTATTGGAATACTGATCACGATCGTCAAGCTGGTGGTGGCCAAGTAA
- a CDS encoding cytochrome c oxidase subunit 3 has translation MAMSSQQGSAPYYFVPGPSKWPVLGGTALLATMAGAAAWVNGVVWGPELCGLGILSFLVVLYKWFGDSIRESEGGMYSARIDTSYRWSMSWFIFSEVMFFAAFFGALFYARSISMPWLGDLDNKVLWPDFSAHWGNAGPAGTIEPFSTMGPFPIPTINTFLLLTSGVTLTISHHALRAGHRAKTAAWLFATIVLGATFMGFQAAEYIEAYTDFNLKLTSGVYGSTFFLLTGFHGFHVTIGAIMLSVVLYRVLKGHFTPDHHFAFEGAAWYWHFVDVVWLGLYVVVYWL, from the coding sequence ATGGCAATGAGTTCTCAACAAGGCAGTGCACCTTACTATTTCGTTCCCGGTCCGTCCAAGTGGCCGGTGCTGGGCGGCACGGCGTTGCTGGCGACCATGGCTGGCGCGGCGGCCTGGGTCAACGGCGTAGTCTGGGGACCGGAGCTGTGCGGGCTCGGCATCCTGTCGTTCCTGGTCGTGCTCTACAAGTGGTTCGGCGATTCGATCCGCGAATCCGAAGGCGGCATGTACAGCGCGCGCATCGATACTTCGTACCGCTGGAGCATGAGCTGGTTCATCTTCTCTGAAGTGATGTTTTTCGCGGCGTTTTTCGGCGCCCTGTTCTATGCCCGCAGCATCTCGATGCCATGGCTGGGCGATCTTGACAACAAGGTGCTGTGGCCTGATTTCTCCGCGCACTGGGGCAATGCCGGTCCAGCCGGCACGATCGAACCGTTCAGCACCATGGGCCCGTTCCCGATCCCGACCATCAACACCTTCCTGCTGCTGACTTCCGGCGTGACGCTGACGATTTCCCACCATGCGCTGCGCGCCGGCCATCGTGCCAAGACCGCGGCCTGGCTGTTCGCCACCATCGTGCTGGGCGCCACTTTCATGGGCTTCCAGGCTGCCGAATACATCGAGGCTTATACCGATTTCAACCTGAAGCTGACCTCCGGCGTCTACGGTTCGACCTTCTTCCTGCTGACCGGCTTCCACGGTTTCCACGTCACCATCGGCGCCATCATGCTGTCGGTCGTGCTGTACCGCGTGCTGAAGGGCCATTTCACCCCGGATCATCACTTCGCCTTTGAAGGCGCAGCCTGGTACTGGCACTTTGTCGACGTCGTCTGGCTCGGCTTGTATGTGGTGGTGTACTGGCTGTAA
- a CDS encoding cytochrome c oxidase assembly protein: MSNPEDGSAKAESRKMNWQMLGKLMVIAVMMFGFGYGLVPVYKKICEITGVNYLTPKDGTVAAPANTQVDKSRTITVEFDANTQGPWRFRPTVSSVQVHPGEMTTVVYEVVNKQARKMDAQAIPSYAPMQAAEFFKKVECFCFTQQTLGPNQAKEMPVVFYIDPAIPKDVKLITLSYTFFEIAGQPDKPAS, from the coding sequence ATGAGCAATCCTGAAGACGGCAGCGCCAAGGCCGAATCGCGGAAGATGAACTGGCAGATGCTGGGCAAGCTGATGGTGATCGCCGTCATGATGTTCGGCTTCGGCTACGGCCTGGTGCCGGTGTACAAGAAGATCTGCGAAATCACCGGTGTCAATTACTTGACGCCGAAGGATGGCACGGTGGCAGCGCCGGCCAATACCCAGGTCGACAAGAGCCGCACCATTACGGTGGAGTTCGATGCCAATACCCAGGGGCCATGGCGCTTCCGGCCTACCGTCAGCAGTGTGCAAGTGCATCCGGGCGAGATGACCACGGTAGTGTATGAAGTAGTGAACAAGCAGGCGCGCAAGATGGATGCCCAGGCGATTCCAAGCTACGCGCCGATGCAGGCGGCGGAGTTCTTCAAGAAAGTCGAATGTTTCTGTTTCACCCAGCAAACTCTGGGCCCGAACCAGGCTAAGGAAATGCCGGTGGTGTTTTACATAGATCCTGCTATACCTAAGGATGTGAAGCTGATTACGCTGTCGTATACTTTTTTTGAAATTGCGGGCCAGCCGGACAAGCCGGCAAGTTAA
- the rpoH gene encoding RNA polymerase sigma factor RpoH — protein MKNPSVSTALMPTESNALALGFSGTLGNIDAYISAVNRLPMLTHDEEISLAQQLRDKNDLGAAQKLVLSHLRLVVSIARGYLGYGLPHADLIQEGNIGLMKAVKRFDPDQGVRLVSYAMHWIKAEMHEYILKNWRLVKVATTKAQRKLFFNLRSHKEGLDAMTPSQVDALAKTLNVKREEVIEMETRLTGRDIALDAPTDDDDDKFAPIAYLSSESQEPTKVLEAQRYDRLQSEGLESALSKLDERSRRIVEARWLANDDGSGATLHELADEFGVSAERIRQIEAVALKKMKGSLAAFA, from the coding sequence ATGAAGAATCCATCAGTCAGCACCGCATTAATGCCTACCGAGAGCAACGCCCTGGCGCTCGGCTTTTCCGGCACGCTGGGGAATATCGACGCCTATATCTCGGCTGTGAACCGCCTGCCGATGTTGACACACGATGAAGAAATTTCTCTTGCGCAACAATTGCGCGATAAAAATGACCTCGGCGCCGCGCAAAAGCTAGTGCTGTCGCACCTGCGCCTGGTGGTTTCCATCGCCCGCGGCTACCTCGGTTACGGTTTGCCGCACGCCGACCTGATCCAGGAAGGCAATATCGGCCTGATGAAAGCCGTCAAACGCTTCGACCCGGACCAAGGTGTACGGCTGGTGTCCTACGCCATGCATTGGATCAAGGCCGAAATGCATGAATACATCCTGAAAAACTGGCGCCTGGTGAAAGTAGCCACCACCAAGGCGCAGCGCAAGCTGTTTTTCAATCTGCGCAGCCACAAGGAAGGCCTGGACGCGATGACGCCGTCACAGGTGGACGCCTTGGCCAAGACGCTCAACGTCAAGCGCGAAGAAGTGATCGAAATGGAAACGCGCCTGACCGGCCGCGATATCGCGCTGGATGCGCCTACCGATGACGACGATGACAAATTCGCACCGATCGCCTATCTGTCGTCGGAATCGCAAGAGCCGACCAAGGTGCTGGAAGCCCAGCGCTACGACCGCCTGCAATCGGAAGGCCTCGAGTCTGCCCTGAGCAAGCTGGATGAACGCTCGCGCCGTATCGTGGAAGCCCGCTGGCTGGCCAACGACGATGGTTCCGGCGCCACCTTGCATGAGCTGGCGGATGAGTTCGGTGTGTCGGCCGAGCGCATACGGCAGATCGAAGCAGTTGCCTTGAAAAAAATGAAAGGCTCGCTGGCGGCATTTGCCTGA
- a CDS encoding SCO family protein has protein sequence MDQKIPTSQPLSSPANPPAQDKQRQSGRWKLFAVIAVCAAPMLASYFTYYVIKPQSRTNYGALIDPRDYPIPELGSTALDGKPESLTSYKGKWLMVQVDGGDCQKACQDKLFEMRQLRLMQGKEMERIERVWLITDQQPLQTMVMREYDGTKLLRVKPELLKAWLPTEEGTSAADHIYLIDPLGHLMMRFPKDADPNKVKKDLSKLLRASAIG, from the coding sequence GTGGATCAGAAAATACCAACAAGCCAGCCGCTCAGCAGTCCGGCTAATCCGCCGGCGCAGGACAAGCAGCGTCAGAGCGGCCGCTGGAAACTGTTTGCGGTGATCGCGGTATGCGCGGCGCCGATGCTGGCTTCTTATTTCACGTATTACGTGATCAAGCCGCAAAGCCGCACCAATTACGGCGCCCTGATCGATCCGCGCGATTACCCGATTCCGGAACTGGGCAGCACCGCGCTCGACGGCAAGCCGGAATCGCTCACCTCCTACAAAGGCAAATGGCTGATGGTGCAGGTCGACGGCGGCGATTGCCAGAAGGCTTGCCAGGACAAGCTGTTTGAAATGCGCCAGCTGCGTCTGATGCAAGGCAAGGAAATGGAGCGCATCGAGCGCGTCTGGTTGATCACCGACCAGCAGCCTCTGCAAACCATGGTGATGCGCGAATACGACGGCACCAAGCTGCTACGGGTCAAGCCGGAACTGCTGAAAGCGTGGCTGCCGACCGAAGAGGGCACCAGCGCCGCCGACCATATCTACCTGATCGATCCGCTCGGCCACCTGATGATGCGCTTCCCCAAGGATGCCGATCCGAACAAGGTCAAGAAAGACCTGTCGAAACTGCTGCGCGCTTCGGCGATAGGATGA
- a CDS encoding SURF1 family protein — translation MRNHSIPGFRSFRFRLIPFIATVLLVALGIGLGQWQTWRGDQKQLIENKLRQRQTAPLLRFSGAPADLDQLEYRRLALRGEFIGGWPVYLDNRPLNGVAGFYVLMPFKLADSGAGSDNYVLVARGWLPRDPSDRSKLPPYPTPAGTVEIEGLVRRDFGHVMQLGDAGPLQPGAIVQNLAIGEFAAASKFKLQPFVVEQTSAAGDQLQRTWPSPSLGIERHRGYAFQWYALAVMAFIFFVVTGFRRGSENTNKPAAQQSG, via the coding sequence ATGCGGAATCACTCAATACCCGGTTTCCGCAGCTTTCGTTTCCGCTTGATACCGTTCATCGCAACGGTCCTGCTGGTGGCGCTCGGCATCGGCCTGGGGCAATGGCAAACATGGCGCGGCGATCAAAAGCAGTTGATCGAGAACAAACTGCGGCAACGGCAGACAGCGCCGCTGCTCAGGTTCAGTGGCGCGCCGGCCGACCTCGACCAGCTCGAATACCGCCGCCTGGCCCTGCGCGGTGAATTTATTGGCGGCTGGCCTGTCTATCTGGACAACCGTCCGTTGAACGGCGTGGCCGGCTTCTATGTGCTGATGCCGTTCAAGCTGGCTGACTCCGGCGCGGGCTCGGATAATTATGTGTTGGTGGCACGCGGCTGGCTGCCGCGCGACCCGTCGGACCGCAGCAAGCTGCCGCCTTACCCGACCCCGGCCGGCACGGTTGAAATAGAGGGGCTGGTCAGGCGAGATTTCGGTCATGTCATGCAGTTGGGCGACGCCGGTCCGTTGCAGCCCGGGGCTATCGTGCAGAATCTGGCGATCGGCGAATTCGCTGCAGCCAGCAAATTCAAGCTGCAACCGTTCGTGGTAGAGCAGACCAGCGCCGCCGGCGATCAGTTGCAGCGGACCTGGCCCAGCCCATCGCTAGGAATTGAAAGACACCGTGGCTATGCCTTCCAGTGGTATGCGCTGGCGGTGATGGCCTTCATTTTTTTTGTTGTGACAGGATTTAGACGTGGATCAGAAAATACCAACAAGCCAGCCGCTCAGCAGTCCGGCTAA
- the ctaD gene encoding cytochrome c oxidase subunit I, with translation MSTTAVDHAHDHSHDDHAHDHPHGWRRWLFATNHKDIGTLYLWFSFTMLLSGGVLALLIRAELFQPGLQFFKPEFFNQLTTMHGLIMVFGAIMPAFVGFANWMIPLQIGASDMAFARMNNFSFWLMPPAALLLATSFLVPGGATAAGWTLYAPLSTQMGPGMDMAIFAIHIMGASSIMGSINIITTILNMRAPGMTLMKMPMFCWTWLITAYLLIAVMPVLAGAITMTLTDRHFGTSFFNAAGGGDPVMYQHIFWFFGHPEVYIMILPAFGIVSQIIPAFARKQLFGYASMVYATASIAILSFIVWAHHMFTTGMPVTAQLFFMYATMLIAVPTGVKIFNWIATMWRGSMTFETPMLFAIGFIFVFTMGGFTGLILAVTPIDIQMQDTYYVVAHFHYVLVAGSLFALFAGYYYWGPKWTGFMYNETRGKIHFWNSLVWFNVTFFPMHFLGLAGMPRRYADYPAQFTDFNMLASIGALGFGLSQVYFLFFVIIPSIKGGKKAADKPWEGAEGLEWTVPSPAPFHTFETPPVFK, from the coding sequence ATGAGCACTACCGCAGTCGATCACGCACACGATCATTCTCACGACGACCACGCGCACGACCACCCACACGGTTGGCGCCGCTGGCTGTTCGCCACCAACCACAAGGATATCGGCACCCTGTACCTGTGGTTCTCGTTCACCATGCTGCTGTCAGGCGGCGTGCTGGCGCTGCTGATCCGCGCCGAGCTGTTCCAGCCTGGCCTGCAATTCTTCAAGCCGGAGTTCTTCAACCAGCTGACTACCATGCACGGTTTGATCATGGTGTTCGGTGCGATCATGCCGGCCTTCGTCGGCTTCGCCAACTGGATGATCCCGCTGCAGATCGGCGCCTCCGACATGGCGTTTGCGCGGATGAACAACTTCTCGTTCTGGCTGATGCCTCCTGCAGCCTTGCTGCTGGCGACTTCATTCCTGGTGCCTGGCGGCGCTACCGCTGCCGGCTGGACCCTGTATGCGCCGCTGTCGACGCAAATGGGACCTGGCATGGACATGGCGATTTTCGCGATCCATATCATGGGCGCCTCGTCGATCATGGGTTCGATCAACATCATCACCACCATCCTCAACATGCGCGCGCCTGGCATGACGCTGATGAAGATGCCGATGTTCTGCTGGACCTGGCTGATCACCGCCTACCTGCTGATCGCCGTCATGCCTGTGCTGGCCGGCGCGATCACCATGACTCTGACCGACCGTCATTTCGGCACCTCCTTCTTTAACGCTGCCGGCGGCGGCGATCCGGTCATGTACCAGCATATCTTCTGGTTCTTCGGCCACCCTGAGGTGTACATCATGATTCTGCCGGCGTTCGGCATCGTCTCGCAGATCATTCCAGCCTTCGCCCGCAAGCAGCTGTTCGGCTATGCATCGATGGTGTACGCAACCGCATCGATCGCGATCCTCTCGTTCATCGTCTGGGCCCACCACATGTTCACCACCGGCATGCCGGTGACTGCGCAGCTGTTCTTCATGTACGCAACGATGCTGATCGCGGTGCCGACAGGCGTCAAGATCTTCAACTGGATCGCTACCATGTGGCGCGGTTCGATGACTTTCGAAACGCCGATGCTGTTCGCCATCGGCTTCATCTTCGTGTTCACCATGGGCGGCTTCACCGGCTTGATCCTGGCGGTGACGCCGATCGACATCCAGATGCAGGATACCTACTATGTGGTGGCGCATTTCCACTATGTGCTGGTGGCCGGTTCCCTGTTCGCGCTGTTTGCCGGTTACTACTACTGGGGTCCGAAGTGGACTGGTTTCATGTACAACGAAACCCGCGGCAAGATCCATTTCTGGAATTCGCTGGTCTGGTTCAACGTCACGTTCTTCCCGATGCACTTCCTGGGGCTGGCCGGCATGCCGCGCCGCTACGCTGACTATCCGGCGCAGTTCACCGACTTCAACATGCTGGCTTCGATCGGTGCGTTGGGCTTTGGCCTGAGCCAGGTCTACTTCCTGTTCTTCGTGATCATTCCATCGATCAAGGGCGGCAAGAAGGCAGCTGATAAACCATGGGAAGGCGCTGAAGGCCTGGAATGGACCGTTCCTAGTCCTGCACCGTTCCACACCTTCGAAACGCCGCCAGTCTTTAAATAA
- the coxB gene encoding cytochrome c oxidase subunit II, translating to MEYAKRLTSLTLGASLLAAAMPSWAVVDSPGGPKVLGMNFQPPVTEIAQQIYDLHNLMLIICLVIFLAVFGVMFYSILKHRKSLGAKSASFHESTGVEIAWTVIPFLIVIGMALPATKTVVAMKDTSNADITIKVTGMQWKWGYDYLNGDGAGISFLSNLSTPHEQVVDSTKVKNDNYLIEVDNPMVVPVNKKIRIITTANDVIHSWTVQAFGVKQDAIPGFVRDTWFKAEKVGVYRGQCVELCGKDHAFMPIVVNVLSDADYKAWVDGKKKEMAAQADDPSKTWTIDELKQRGEKVYTANCAACHQANGKGVPGAFPPLDGDPIVNGPRAAQINVVLNGKIDGALQMPAWKAVLSDTEIAAVITYTRNNWSNKAQENIVQPAEVLAARK from the coding sequence TATGCGAAGCGCCTTACATCGTTGACGCTCGGTGCGTCGCTCCTGGCGGCAGCAATGCCTTCATGGGCGGTGGTCGATAGTCCGGGTGGTCCTAAAGTACTCGGGATGAACTTTCAGCCGCCAGTCACCGAAATTGCACAGCAAATCTACGATCTGCACAATTTGATGCTGATCATCTGCCTGGTGATTTTCCTGGCGGTTTTCGGGGTGATGTTCTATTCCATCCTGAAGCACCGCAAGTCGCTGGGCGCCAAATCGGCCAGTTTCCATGAAAGCACTGGCGTCGAAATCGCCTGGACCGTGATTCCTTTCCTGATCGTCATCGGCATGGCTTTGCCGGCCACCAAGACGGTGGTGGCGATGAAAGACACCTCCAATGCCGACATCACCATCAAGGTCACCGGCATGCAATGGAAATGGGGCTATGACTACCTCAACGGCGATGGCGCCGGCATTTCCTTCCTCTCCAACCTCTCCACCCCGCACGAACAGGTAGTCGACTCGACCAAGGTCAAGAACGACAACTACCTGATCGAAGTCGACAATCCGATGGTGGTGCCGGTCAACAAGAAGATCCGCATCATCACTACCGCCAACGACGTTATCCACTCCTGGACCGTGCAGGCTTTCGGCGTCAAGCAGGATGCGATTCCCGGTTTTGTGCGCGACACCTGGTTCAAGGCCGAAAAGGTCGGCGTCTACCGCGGCCAGTGCGTTGAGCTGTGCGGTAAGGACCACGCCTTCATGCCTATCGTCGTCAACGTCCTCAGCGATGCTGATTACAAGGCCTGGGTCGACGGCAAGAAAAAGGAAATGGCTGCGCAGGCAGACGACCCGAGCAAGACCTGGACCATCGACGAACTGAAACAGCGCGGCGAAAAAGTCTACACCGCCAATTGCGCGGCCTGCCACCAGGCTAACGGCAAGGGCGTCCCCGGCGCCTTCCCGCCGCTGGATGGCGACCCGATCGTGAACGGTCCGCGTGCGGCCCAGATCAACGTCGTGTTGAACGGCAAGATCGACGGCGCGCTGCAAATGCCAGCCTGGAAAGCCGTGTTGTCGGATACCGAAATTGCTGCGGTGATTACCTATACCCGTAACAACTGGTCCAACAAGGCACAAGAAAATATTGTCCAACCGGCAGAAGTGCTGGCTGCGCGTAAATAA
- a CDS encoding DUF4166 domain-containing protein — translation MISGNTDKGNFSDSLYRQVMAEDFDALAPDLQHFHSLRGQLTLHGRCTVKGPETMLGRCLGRLFSLPKACAETSFMFELDADSEQETWRRRFPGRTMASRMHVSAGRLVEQLGPVALHFALSVTEGRLNMRLLRITCCGIACPEFMIPAVLAEETGADGKLYFNVAAKLPRVGVLAQYHGYLDLRQVKSRP, via the coding sequence ATGATTAGCGGCAATACAGACAAGGGGAATTTCTCCGACTCACTCTACCGCCAGGTGATGGCTGAAGATTTCGATGCGCTGGCGCCTGACCTGCAGCATTTTCACAGCCTGCGCGGACAACTGACGCTGCATGGACGCTGTACGGTCAAAGGACCGGAGACCATGCTCGGGCGCTGCCTCGGCCGGCTGTTCTCCCTGCCTAAAGCTTGCGCGGAAACCAGCTTCATGTTTGAACTGGATGCCGACAGCGAGCAGGAAACCTGGCGCCGCCGCTTTCCCGGCCGCACCATGGCGTCGCGCATGCATGTCAGCGCCGGCAGGCTGGTGGAACAATTGGGGCCGGTGGCCCTGCACTTCGCGCTCAGCGTCACGGAAGGGCGCTTGAACATGCGCCTGTTGCGCATCACATGCTGCGGCATCGCCTGTCCGGAATTCATGATTCCTGCCGTGCTGGCCGAAGAAACCGGCGCCGACGGCAAACTGTACTTCAACGTCGCCGCGAAACTGCCGCGTGTGGGAGTACTGGCGCAGTATCATGGCTACCTCGATCTCAGACAGGTGAAAAGCAGGCCATGA
- the cyoE gene encoding heme o synthase, whose amino-acid sequence MTALTIPPNRIAQYWALTKPRVTQLAVFCAVIGMFLATPGLPEWQRVVAATIGIWLLAGAAFAVNCLVEREIDSRMARTARRPMARGEITVNQTLVFSGVIGGSGMWVLYNFVNPLTMWLTFATFVGYAIVYTIILKPATPQNIVIGGLAGAMPPALGWAAIANDVPMQAWILVLIIFVWTPPHFWALAMYRRDDYAKSGLPMLPITHGMKFTQLQIWLYTIALVATTMLPFAVGMSGLIYLASAALLGLVFLWYAWQIYQHYTDLIARKTFAYSIIYLSLLFAALLVDHYLKF is encoded by the coding sequence ATGACCGCATTGACCATACCTCCTAACCGAATTGCCCAGTATTGGGCGCTGACCAAGCCGCGGGTGACGCAGCTGGCAGTATTTTGCGCAGTGATCGGGATGTTCCTGGCAACCCCGGGCTTGCCGGAGTGGCAACGGGTGGTGGCGGCGACGATCGGCATCTGGCTGTTGGCCGGCGCCGCTTTCGCCGTCAACTGCCTGGTCGAGCGCGAAATCGATTCGCGCATGGCGCGCACCGCCCGCCGTCCAATGGCGCGCGGCGAGATCACCGTCAACCAGACCCTGGTGTTTTCCGGCGTCATCGGCGGCAGCGGCATGTGGGTGCTGTACAACTTCGTCAATCCGTTGACCATGTGGCTGACTTTCGCCACCTTTGTCGGCTACGCCATCGTCTACACCATCATCCTGAAGCCGGCGACGCCGCAGAACATCGTCATCGGCGGCCTCGCCGGCGCCATGCCGCCGGCCTTGGGCTGGGCGGCCATTGCCAACGACGTACCGATGCAAGCCTGGATCCTGGTGTTGATCATCTTTGTCTGGACCCCGCCGCATTTCTGGGCGCTGGCCATGTACCGCCGCGACGACTACGCCAAATCCGGCCTGCCGATGCTGCCGATCACGCATGGCATGAAATTCACCCAGCTGCAGATCTGGCTCTACACCATCGCGCTGGTCGCCACGACCATGCTGCCGTTCGCGGTCGGCATGAGCGGCCTGATCTATCTGGCCAGCGCGGCGCTGCTGGGGCTGGTTTTCCTGTGGTACGCATGGCAGATCTACCAGCACTACACCGATCTGATCGCGCGCAAGACTTTTGCCTATTCGATCATCTATCTGTCGCTGCTGTTCGCCGCGCTGCTGGTCGACCATTACCTCAAATTCTGA
- a CDS encoding SCO family protein → MKRVTPVVSLFAGLLMALSLAACSDKSAGGSQEMTLSPAKTAFNNTDVTGLGYARDFALTDHTGKPRTLADYKGKVVVVFFGYTQCPDVCPTTMVEMANVLKEMGPLASKVQVLFVTIDPERDTQELLSKYVPAFDPSFVGLYGDAAATEKVAKEFRVFYQKVPGKTPGSYSMDHTAGSYVFDPDGHIRLFIRHGQGPEPIAHDLKLLLQ, encoded by the coding sequence ATGAAGCGTGTCACCCCCGTCGTCTCTCTGTTCGCCGGCTTGCTGATGGCCTTGTCGCTGGCGGCATGCAGCGACAAATCGGCCGGCGGCAGCCAGGAAATGACCTTGTCGCCGGCCAAGACCGCGTTCAACAATACCGACGTCACCGGCCTCGGCTACGCCCGCGATTTCGCGCTCACCGACCATACCGGCAAGCCGCGCACGCTGGCCGACTACAAGGGCAAGGTGGTGGTGGTGTTTTTCGGCTATACCCAATGCCCCGACGTCTGCCCGACCACTATGGTGGAAATGGCCAATGTGCTGAAGGAGATGGGGCCGCTGGCGAGCAAGGTGCAGGTATTGTTCGTCACGATTGACCCGGAGCGCGATACGCAAGAGTTGCTGTCCAAGTATGTGCCGGCTTTCGATCCGAGCTTTGTCGGCCTGTACGGCGATGCTGCCGCTACCGAAAAGGTGGCCAAGGAATTCCGTGTGTTCTATCAGAAGGTGCCGGGTAAGACTCCGGGCAGCTACAGCATGGACCACACAGCCGGCAGCTATGTGTTCGATCCGGACGGCCACATCCGTCTGTTCATACGCCATGGCCAGGGGCCGGAGCCGATCGCGCATGACTTGAAATTACTGTTGCAATGA
- a CDS encoding twin transmembrane helix small protein: MKIVVAIAFILIIGSLASALIFLMRDKGKSNRTVQALTWRVGLSVCLFLMILLLYKLGYIQPTGLH; this comes from the coding sequence ATGAAAATCGTCGTCGCCATTGCCTTCATCCTGATCATCGGCAGCCTCGCCTCCGCATTGATATTCCTGATGCGCGACAAGGGTAAAAGCAACCGCACGGTGCAGGCCCTGACCTGGCGCGTCGGCCTGTCGGTCTGCCTGTTCCTCATGATACTGCTCTTGTACAAGCTGGGTTATATCCAGCCGACCGGCCTGCACTGA
- a CDS encoding COX15/CtaA family protein, with product MTAPMLVQLGSMGVLVAVLAFCVVWVSSDTNKYRKLVWVTLFLTFDLIMFGAFTRLTDSGLGCPDWPGCYGHSNPLLAHAHISAAQEAMPFGPVSVKKAWIEMIHRYFAMGVGVLIIALMGISWMRWLKSRKQPVQRQVKFSPWFPTLLFFCVCLQGAFGAWTVTQKLQPVIVTTHLLLGLTLLAMMAWLAARQSDHAPVAASAAGLVKPAMVALLLLVIQIALGGWVSTNYAALACTDFPLCHGALVPQMDFANGFTLWRHLGMTADGDFLTFQALTAIHWTHRSFAFVVIAFIVWLAWKALRTAGLQNTGRWLLIVIGLQLFTGLSTIYFNWPLAIAVVHNGGAAALLVLLVMLNYKARLVPGRHAVSAAASHSAIVESLNQHP from the coding sequence ATGACGGCGCCCATGCTGGTCCAGCTCGGCAGCATGGGCGTGCTGGTCGCCGTGCTGGCGTTCTGCGTGGTCTGGGTTTCCAGCGACACCAATAAATACCGCAAGCTGGTATGGGTGACGCTGTTCCTGACCTTCGATCTGATCATGTTCGGTGCCTTTACCCGGCTGACCGATTCCGGCCTCGGCTGCCCCGACTGGCCCGGTTGCTACGGCCATTCCAATCCGTTGCTGGCGCATGCACACATCAGCGCCGCGCAGGAAGCCATGCCGTTCGGGCCGGTCTCGGTGAAGAAGGCCTGGATCGAAATGATCCACCGCTATTTCGCCATGGGCGTCGGCGTGCTGATCATCGCCCTGATGGGTATCAGCTGGATGCGCTGGCTGAAGTCGCGCAAGCAGCCTGTGCAAAGGCAGGTCAAGTTCTCACCCTGGTTTCCGACCCTGCTGTTTTTCTGCGTCTGCCTGCAAGGCGCTTTCGGCGCCTGGACCGTGACCCAGAAACTGCAGCCGGTGATTGTCACCACCCATCTCTTGCTCGGCCTGACCTTGCTGGCGATGATGGCCTGGCTGGCGGCGCGCCAGAGCGATCATGCGCCGGTGGCGGCCAGCGCCGCCGGCCTGGTCAAACCGGCGATGGTTGCGCTGCTGCTGCTGGTGATCCAGATCGCCCTCGGCGGCTGGGTGAGCACTAACTACGCTGCCCTGGCCTGTACCGACTTCCCGCTGTGCCATGGCGCGCTGGTGCCGCAGATGGATTTTGCCAACGGCTTTACGCTGTGGCGCCACCTTGGCATGACCGCCGACGGCGATTTCCTGACTTTCCAGGCGCTGACGGCGATCCACTGGACCCATCGCAGCTTTGCCTTCGTGGTGATCGCCTTCATCGTCTGGCTGGCCTGGAAAGCGCTACGCACCGCCGGCTTGCAAAATACCGGACGCTGGCTGCTGATTGTTATTGGTTTGCAATTGTTCACCGGCTTGTCTACTATTTACTTTAACTGGCCGCTGGCGATCGCTGTCGTCCACAACGGTGGGGCGGCGGCACTGCTGGTGCTGCTGGTCATGTTAAACTACAAGGCTAGACTCGTCCCTGGCCGGCATGCCGTTTCGGCGGCAGCTAGCCATTCAGCAATTGTTGAGAGCCTCAACCAGCATCCATGA